The window CCCTCTTCGATGATCAGCGCGTATGCGGAGATGTGGTCTGGCTCCAGAGCCACGGCGGTCTCCAGCGAACGACGCCAGTCGTCGAGCGTCTCCCCCGGTGCGCCGTAGATGAGGTCCACGCTGACGTCCAGACCCGCGCGTCGGGCGGATGCGACGGCGGTGGCGACGTTCTCGGGGTTGTGGGTGCGGTCCAGCGCCGCCAGCACGCGCGGCACGGCGGACTGCATGCCGATCGACAGTCGGTTCACGCCGGAGGCGGCGAGGTCTGCCGCGACGGCGTCGGTGACGGTGTCGGGGTTGGCTTCGACGGTCACCTCGGCGCCGGGGGCCAGTCCGAAGCAGTCGCGCACACCGGCGAGCATGCGACCCAGATCCCCCGCCGGCAGCAGCGTGGGCGTGCCGCCGCCGAAGAACACCGTGGTGGCGGGGCGGAGCGCACCGGCATCGGCCAGCACCTGACGTGACTGGGCGATCTCCCGCAGCACCGTGTCGGCGTACTGATCCTGGCGGGCGCCGCGCAGTTCGCTGGAGGTATAGGTGTTGAAGTCGCAGTAGCCGCAGCGCACCCGACAGAACGGCACGTGCAGGTAGGCACCGAAATCGATGGTGGGATCCGGCGCCAGGTCGGCGGGCAGCGCGCCGTCGGGCGGCGCTGGCTCGCCGACGGGAAGGGTGGAGACCATCAGGAGGAGGTGGTGTACAGCGGCGAGATCGCCTGCAGATACCTGCGGAACAGCTCCCGCCGACGGCGGCGGATCAGCGCCGGCAGCACTCGGTACAGCGCGGACGCCGGCGCGTCGAATGCTCGCACCGTGAACCAGACCTCGTCGTTGTCGAGCCAGTCCAGCATGAACGACTCTTCGCCGCTGACGACCGAACCACCGACGGTGCCCAGGGCGAAACCGATGCGGCGGGATTCCTCGGTACAGAAGATCACCCGCAGCTCCGCGTCGGCGCGATGTCCCTTGACACGACCCTGCACGCGCACGGTGGTACCGGGACCCACATAGGGGGTGCCGTCGGCGTCGTAGCGCTGCTCGGTCTCGTGGCGGCTCGGGGCCACCGGGGTGCCCTCGGCGTCGAAGGCGACACCGGAGTACGTCGGACCGGAAGCAGGGCGGACGTCGGACAGTTCCAGACCGGCACCGCGCAGCGGACCCCACGACAGCAGCGCGTCACCGGCGGTGTGGAAGCGGGCCTCGCCGCTGCCGATGCGCCATGACTCGTGAGCGGGGATGCTGCGCTCGGGCGGGTACTGCAGCAGATCGGACGCCTGCGTCGCCCCGACGGCGGCGTAGTCGACCGTCTCGTCCCTGAAAGTCCCGCGGCGCATGGGATCCAGCCTACTTCCTGGGGTTGCGTTGACGGCGTGCAGTTACCTCTTCTCCTTGCCCTCGATATCGCCGGAGAGGGCGGCGATGAACGCTTCCTGGGGGACTTCCACGCGGCCGACCATCTTCATGCGCTTCTTGCCCTCCTTCTGCTTCTCGAGCAGTTTGCGCTTACGGGTGATGTCACCGCCGTAGCACTTGGCCAGCACGTCCTTGCGGATCGCGCTGATGTTCTCGCGGGCGATGATGCGCGCCCCGATGGCGGCCTGGATGGGCACCTCGAACTGCTGGCGCGGGATGAGTTTGCGCAACCGCTCGGTCATCATGACGCCGTAGGCGTACGCCTTGTCGCGGTGCACGATCGAGCTGAATGCGTCGACCGCTTCACCCTGCAACAGGATGTCGACCTTGACCAGGTCGGCTTCCTGCGTGCCGGTGGGCTCGTAGTCCAGGCTCGCGTAGCCCTGCGTGCGGGATTTCAGCTGGTCGAAGAAGTCGAAGACGATCTCGCCGAGGGGCATGGTGTAACGCAGCTCCACGCGGTCCTCGCTGAGGTAGTCCATCCCCAGCAGCGAGCCGCGACGCGACTGGCACAGCTCCATGACCGTGCCGACATAGTCCTTCGGCGTGAGGATCGCGGCCTTCACCATGGGCTCGGCCACCGAAGCGACCCGCCCGTTGGGGTATTCGCTGGGGTTGGTCACGATGACCTGTTCGCCGGTGTCGGTCGTGACGTCGTAGATGACGCTCGGGGCGGTGGTGATGAGGTCGAGTCCGAACTCGCGCGAGAGCCGCTCGGTGATGATCTCCAGGTGCAGCAGCCCCAGGAACCCGCAGCGGAAGCCGAAGCCCAGTGCGACCGAGGTCTCGGGTTCGTACTGCAGCGAGGCATCCGACAGCTTCAGCTTGTCCAGCGCCTCACGCAGGTCGCCGTAGTCGCTGCCGTCGATCGGGTAGACACCCGAGAACACCATCGGCTTGGGATCGGTGTAACCGGCGAGGGCCTCGGTTGCGGGCTTGCGCGCCGTGGTGATCGTGTCGCCCACCTTCGACAGGCGCACGTC is drawn from Microbacterium sp. zg-B96 and contains these coding sequences:
- the hemW gene encoding radical SAM family heme chaperone HemW → MVSTLPVGEPAPPDGALPADLAPDPTIDFGAYLHVPFCRVRCGYCDFNTYTSSELRGARQDQYADTVLREIAQSRQVLADAGALRPATTVFFGGGTPTLLPAGDLGRMLAGVRDCFGLAPGAEVTVEANPDTVTDAVAADLAASGVNRLSIGMQSAVPRVLAALDRTHNPENVATAVASARRAGLDVSVDLIYGAPGETLDDWRRSLETAVALEPDHISAYALIIEEGTKLHRQIRRGEVPAPDDDLQADMYELADATLAAAGFDWYEVSNWARGEAHRSRHNLAYWRGTDWWGYGPGAHSHVAGLRWWNVKHPAAYAQRVTSGQSPAAGRERPDAASRRLEDVLLRSRIRDGIEIAELEDSGRAAVAPLIADGLIDGPQALRGRIVLTLRGRLLADAVVRALTA
- a CDS encoding DUF1990 domain-containing protein, whose translation is MRRGTFRDETVDYAAVGATQASDLLQYPPERSIPAHESWRIGSGEARFHTAGDALLSWGPLRGAGLELSDVRPASGPTYSGVAFDAEGTPVAPSRHETEQRYDADGTPYVGPGTTVRVQGRVKGHRADAELRVIFCTEESRRIGFALGTVGGSVVSGEESFMLDWLDNDEVWFTVRAFDAPASALYRVLPALIRRRRRELFRRYLQAISPLYTTSS
- the lepA gene encoding translation elongation factor 4, which produces MSPRALKPLAPAATPPEQLRNFCIIAHIDHGKSTLADRMLQITGVVSDRDMRAQYLDRMDIERERGITIKSQAVRMPWAGADQTYALNMIDTPGHVDFTYEVSRSLAACEGAVLLVDAAQGIEAQTLANLYLALENDLHIIPVLNKIDLPAADPEKFAAELAGLIGGSPDDVLRVSGKTGVGVEELLDRIVRDIPPPKGDPNAPTRAMIFDSVYDSYRGVVTYVRMIDGKLEPRERIQMMSTRATHELLEIGVSNPEPVPTKGLGVGEVGYLITGVKDVRLSKVGDTITTARKPATEALAGYTDPKPMVFSGVYPIDGSDYGDLREALDKLKLSDASLQYEPETSVALGFGFRCGFLGLLHLEIITERLSREFGLDLITTAPSVIYDVTTDTGEQVIVTNPSEYPNGRVASVAEPMVKAAILTPKDYVGTVMELCQSRRGSLLGMDYLSEDRVELRYTMPLGEIVFDFFDQLKSRTQGYASLDYEPTGTQEADLVKVDILLQGEAVDAFSSIVHRDKAYAYGVMMTERLRKLIPRQQFEVPIQAAIGARIIARENISAIRKDVLAKCYGGDITRKRKLLEKQKEGKKRMKMVGRVEVPQEAFIAALSGDIEGKEKR